In Alteribacter lacisalsi, a genomic segment contains:
- a CDS encoding ABC transporter permease, which produces MKLSDQIRFTIRNMRKNKLRIFMTVLATTMGSAFLIVLASVGFGLQNSLIEEASSHQPLTQIQLWEKHEDGVHQEIDEQMIEEIKAMEHIKTVVPRSTVFQMDVYPSISLGDYQSGGDVIVTDFEAEEESNLSLSDGRFPESENEILAGYHFSDSLISPETAEEQAEQDDPYVYEAEGDYTGSVLGQEVTISFVDWESGDIVEEETFTIAGITEAPARDWSRDGNLYVAGEFREQFMGLTGQDLMYTDINAHVTSVEHVENVTNDLKEQGYSVYSISEELSSMNMFFNALKAGLIFVGTIAVLIASIGIFNTMTMAVTERTHEIGVMKALGADPSSIRRMFLMESSAIGFMGALFGVMIAYIVSIGANLIIPSILASTTGSETETFNITFSAITPELVLTATAISVSVAMISGYRPALRATKVNVLSALRREA; this is translated from the coding sequence GTGAAGCTCAGTGATCAGATTCGATTCACCATCAGAAACATGAGGAAAAATAAACTGCGTATTTTCATGACCGTTCTTGCCACCACCATGGGCTCTGCCTTTTTAATTGTACTTGCTTCAGTAGGATTCGGGCTTCAGAACAGTTTGATTGAGGAAGCGTCCAGCCACCAGCCGCTCACTCAGATACAGCTCTGGGAAAAGCACGAAGATGGTGTACATCAGGAAATAGATGAACAGATGATCGAAGAAATAAAAGCAATGGAACATATTAAAACGGTCGTGCCGAGAAGTACTGTTTTTCAGATGGATGTATACCCCTCGATTTCACTTGGGGATTACCAATCCGGCGGAGATGTAATCGTAACGGACTTTGAAGCGGAAGAGGAATCGAATCTGTCCCTTTCCGATGGCCGATTTCCGGAATCCGAAAACGAAATACTAGCAGGGTACCATTTCAGTGATTCCCTGATTTCTCCGGAAACGGCAGAAGAACAGGCTGAACAGGATGATCCCTACGTATACGAAGCCGAAGGGGACTACACCGGTTCTGTGCTGGGTCAGGAAGTTACCATAAGCTTCGTGGACTGGGAAAGCGGGGATATAGTAGAAGAAGAAACGTTTACGATTGCTGGTATAACAGAAGCGCCGGCGAGAGACTGGAGCCGGGATGGCAATCTCTACGTGGCAGGTGAATTTCGGGAGCAGTTTATGGGGTTAACCGGCCAGGATCTCATGTACACAGATATAAATGCGCATGTTACTAGTGTTGAACACGTAGAGAACGTTACGAATGATTTAAAGGAGCAGGGGTACAGTGTCTATTCCATTTCCGAAGAACTGAGCAGTATGAATATGTTCTTTAACGCGTTGAAAGCCGGGCTCATTTTCGTTGGAACCATTGCCGTTCTAATTGCCTCTATTGGTATTTTTAATACGATGACAATGGCGGTTACAGAGCGGACCCATGAGATTGGCGTAATGAAAGCACTTGGGGCTGATCCGTCCAGTATCAGAAGAATGTTTCTGATGGAAAGCAGTGCAATCGGCTTCATGGGAGCGTTGTTTGGTGTCATGATTGCCTATATTGTCAGTATCGGTGCCAATCTTATTATCCCTTCAATATTGGCTTCAACTACAGGATCAGAAACAGAAACATTTAATATTACGTTCTCCGCTATTACACCGGAACTGGTGCTGACAGCCACTGCCATCAGCGTATCTGTAGCGATGATTTCAGGGTACCGGCCTGCATTAAGAGCAACTAAGGTAAATGTGCTGAGTGCCCTTCGGCGTGAAGCGTAA
- a CDS encoding GNAT family N-acetyltransferase, which produces MLKAAFLTRGIHRNSDYFEQCLEENRYGSRITLLAFHRNELAGCCQMICESDYSKFNSQSIPEINDLIVFPEFRRNGIATVMMDELERIAAKHHHKVGLGVGLYKDYSTAMYLYLKRGYLPDQEGLVYKNEPAEPGTSVQVDDDLLLYFVLPLKNNEEYHKQRNHNDLIELNETSRGRD; this is translated from the coding sequence ATGCTTAAGGCAGCTTTTTTGACACGAGGCATACACCGTAATTCGGATTATTTTGAGCAATGTCTGGAAGAAAACAGGTACGGAAGCCGCATTACGCTTTTGGCGTTTCACCGGAATGAGCTGGCGGGCTGCTGCCAGATGATCTGTGAATCGGACTACAGCAAATTTAACAGCCAGAGCATACCGGAAATAAATGATCTGATTGTTTTCCCTGAATTCAGGCGAAATGGAATAGCAACAGTAATGATGGATGAACTTGAAAGAATTGCAGCAAAGCATCATCACAAAGTCGGACTCGGAGTTGGACTTTATAAAGACTACAGTACAGCTATGTATCTTTATTTAAAACGGGGATATCTGCCGGATCAGGAAGGTCTGGTTTATAAGAATGAGCCAGCTGAACCAGGCACCAGCGTTCAGGTTGATGACGATTTGCTTTTATATTTCGTACTGCCGTTAAAAAACAATGAGGAGTATCACAAACAAAGAAATCATAATGATCTGATTGAATTGAATGAAACCAGCCGGGGCCGGGATTGA
- a CDS encoding fumarylacetoacetate hydrolase family protein, whose amino-acid sequence MTHIRNIYCIGLNYVKHAAEMGNRVPEEPLIFSKPTHSFVKTDGNPIELPADKGEIHFETEIVLYIDKKPDPEFKVEDVVGKIALGIDFTLREVQTKLKQNGQPWLRAKGFKNAAVVTDFWDYPGTDICRNTEFSLVKNNETVQQGKAENMIFDFHELIKECDENFGLDQGDLIFTGTPEGVGKTEDGDEFILIWDGKEKGRFVTNLK is encoded by the coding sequence TTGACGCATATCAGAAATATCTACTGTATTGGACTAAATTACGTGAAACACGCAGCAGAAATGGGCAACCGTGTACCCGAAGAGCCGCTCATATTCTCTAAACCCACTCACAGCTTTGTTAAAACAGACGGAAACCCGATTGAACTTCCTGCTGATAAAGGTGAGATTCATTTTGAGACAGAAATCGTTCTTTATATTGATAAAAAACCTGACCCTGAATTTAAAGTCGAGGATGTGGTCGGTAAAATTGCGCTCGGCATTGATTTTACACTGCGTGAGGTACAGACGAAACTTAAGCAGAACGGCCAGCCTTGGCTAAGAGCGAAAGGCTTTAAAAATGCTGCTGTTGTAACGGATTTCTGGGACTATCCGGGAACAGACATATGCAGAAACACGGAATTTTCGCTCGTGAAAAACAACGAAACCGTTCAGCAGGGAAAAGCCGAAAATATGATTTTTGATTTTCATGAACTGATTAAGGAATGTGATGAGAATTTCGGACTGGATCAGGGGGATCTGATTTTTACCGGAACGCCAGAAGGTGTGGGAAAAACCGAAGACGGTGATGAGTTTATTCTGATCTGGGATGGAAAAGAAAAAGGGCGATTTGTTACAAATTTAAAATGA
- a CDS encoding SDR family NAD(P)-dependent oxidoreductase yields the protein MTVFHPEALTGKHILVTGATGGIGLETAKLAAVSGAHVTITGRNEEKLDRIEKEIAELNPVGTIASVRCDLTIEQDRHDLIRKAVKTSGPITGLVNSAGTAGGNTVKDLSEDDVRSIMELNFTSTLLLTQLVYRQMIELDKGAIVNVSSLSGLRGTYGNSAYSASKFALTGFTQSFAVEAIEDNIRVNAVCPGFVNTEMARGAFQRKADRNGRSYEEEKKAIEKGLPSGRLTEPEEVARTILFLLTDAAGNIIGESVKISGGSVMR from the coding sequence ATGACAGTCTTTCACCCTGAAGCTCTCACTGGCAAACATATTCTGGTCACCGGTGCCACAGGCGGGATTGGACTGGAAACAGCAAAACTTGCTGCCGTTTCCGGTGCCCATGTAACCATTACAGGAAGAAATGAGGAAAAACTCGACCGGATCGAAAAAGAGATTGCTGAATTAAATCCTGTCGGAACCATCGCTTCTGTCCGATGTGATCTCACAATAGAACAGGACCGCCACGATTTAATCCGCAAAGCTGTTAAAACATCCGGTCCAATTACAGGCCTTGTAAATTCTGCAGGTACCGCAGGCGGTAATACGGTTAAGGATCTCTCTGAGGACGATGTGAGATCGATTATGGAACTGAACTTTACCTCCACCCTTCTTCTCACCCAGCTCGTTTACAGACAGATGATTGAACTGGATAAAGGTGCCATTGTAAACGTCTCCTCTTTATCTGGACTCAGAGGCACTTATGGCAACAGTGCCTACAGTGCATCGAAATTTGCTCTCACAGGCTTTACCCAGTCCTTTGCTGTAGAAGCCATTGAAGATAATATACGCGTAAACGCGGTTTGCCCTGGTTTTGTTAATACGGAAATGGCCCGCGGGGCATTTCAGAGGAAAGCTGACAGAAATGGCCGATCGTATGAGGAGGAGAAAAAAGCGATTGAGAAAGGCCTCCCTTCTGGACGGCTGACTGAACCGGAAGAAGTTGCCCGTACGATTCTGTTCCTCCTTACAGATGCAGCCGGAAACATAATCGGAGAATCAGTTAAAATATCCGGTGGAAGTGTGATGCGATAA
- a CDS encoding Cof-type HAD-IIB family hydrolase has protein sequence MTFPDKPIKLIALDMDGTLLGNNMDVSKENTEAIQRAHDHSIDVVLSTGRMMLTAGKYAEELGLKSYLITVNGSEIWHSRGELVERQLLDVKFVELMRDLTDEHGTHFWAASVDQVWNAELPENLHDHEWMKFGFDVKEDEVREKIKSLLTAEKELEITNSSLTNLEINAAGINKAYALKKVCKRLGITMNEVMAVGDSLNDLAMIKEAGIGVAMGNAQDYVKKQADYVTSTNLEHGVAEAIELAIKAGQQEG, from the coding sequence ATGACATTTCCAGACAAACCAATTAAACTGATTGCTCTTGATATGGACGGAACGCTTTTAGGCAATAATATGGATGTTTCAAAAGAAAATACAGAGGCGATTCAGCGTGCTCATGATCACAGCATTGACGTTGTGCTCAGTACGGGGAGAATGATGCTCACTGCCGGAAAATACGCAGAAGAACTAGGCTTGAAATCTTATCTTATAACGGTAAACGGAAGCGAAATCTGGCACTCCCGAGGTGAACTGGTGGAGCGGCAGCTTCTGGATGTGAAGTTCGTTGAACTGATGAGAGATTTAACGGATGAGCACGGCACACATTTCTGGGCTGCTTCTGTTGATCAGGTGTGGAATGCAGAACTTCCTGAAAACCTTCACGATCATGAATGGATGAAATTTGGCTTTGATGTGAAGGAAGATGAGGTAAGAGAAAAAATCAAATCTCTTCTGACGGCCGAAAAAGAACTTGAAATTACAAATTCAAGTCTGACAAACCTTGAAATTAATGCAGCCGGTATTAATAAAGCCTATGCTCTTAAGAAAGTCTGTAAACGGCTCGGAATTACGATGAACGAAGTAATGGCGGTCGGCGACAGCCTGAATGATCTGGCTATGATTAAAGAGGCGGGGATTGGTGTAGCGATGGGGAATGCGCAGGATTACGTGAAAAAACAGGCGGATTACGTGACATCAACAAATCTGGAACACGGTGTGGCCGAAGCCATAGAACTTGCGATAAAGGCGGGGCAGCAGGAAGGATAA
- a CDS encoding protein-glutamine gamma-glutamyltransferase encodes MIRINQERLRIDTLNMSSLSPEQQRILRLMDGYREVFDYASLHELFFELYLRVHILRASYLLNESGASFATFTTSFCNDYLWYRTGRGGFYLRPGVPTHIGLNDIFTNGSLYAFECAVAIVIVFYKAVLDALGPSVFNRLFPHMYLFSWEADSSLGMHAHVSSDYIPGDCVYFENPDFNRATPEWRGENAILMNVDLYFGHGIGIVDSKTIIGFLNDKRMPNARRSAFLNNFIVRPNFRYLSQFYRP; translated from the coding sequence ATGATCCGAATTAATCAGGAGAGGCTTCGAATTGATACGCTGAACATGAGCAGTCTGAGTCCCGAGCAGCAGCGTATTCTCAGACTGATGGACGGGTACCGTGAAGTATTTGACTATGCTTCACTCCATGAGCTGTTTTTTGAGTTGTATCTGCGAGTGCATATTTTGAGAGCATCCTACCTGCTGAACGAAAGCGGTGCTTCATTTGCCACATTTACCACTTCTTTTTGTAATGACTATCTCTGGTACAGGACAGGACGCGGCGGTTTTTATTTGAGGCCCGGTGTTCCGACTCACATTGGTCTGAATGATATTTTCACGAACGGTTCCCTCTATGCGTTTGAATGTGCAGTGGCAATCGTGATCGTATTCTACAAAGCGGTACTCGATGCGCTCGGCCCGTCGGTATTTAACCGGCTTTTTCCTCACATGTATCTGTTCTCATGGGAGGCGGATAGTTCTCTAGGCATGCATGCTCACGTGAGTTCAGATTATATTCCGGGTGACTGTGTGTACTTTGAAAACCCTGATTTTAATCGTGCCACTCCTGAATGGCGCGGGGAGAATGCCATCCTGATGAACGTGGATCTTTATTTTGGCCACGGAATCGGCATTGTCGATTCAAAAACGATTATAGGGTTTCTAAACGACAAACGAATGCCGAATGCACGCCGATCCGCATTTCTGAACAACTTTATTGTCCGCCCCAATTTCCGTTACTTAAGCCAGTTTTACAGACCGTAA
- a CDS encoding HPr family phosphocarrier protein has translation MITCSFRKDRHFSVQKILAIIQTTSRFDSDIYIVNKGISYNLKSVLGVMNLFFTAASGQVFSIKAEGLDAEEAVRALTKQIENTKT, from the coding sequence GTGATCACTTGCTCGTTCAGAAAAGATCGTCATTTCTCTGTCCAGAAAATTCTTGCCATAATACAGACCACAAGCCGGTTTGACAGTGACATCTATATTGTTAACAAGGGTATCAGCTATAATTTAAAAAGCGTTCTTGGTGTCATGAATCTTTTTTTTACCGCTGCGTCCGGTCAGGTATTTTCCATAAAAGCGGAAGGGCTGGACGCAGAAGAAGCAGTCCGGGCCCTCACAAAACAGATTGAAAACACCAAAACATAA
- a CDS encoding kinase-associated lipoprotein B gives MTAADLEVGTVVTGVYKTGKYIGEVTDIKKDRYVVQVKAVLKHPRQGDLHNPGQTDVPLFHERRALGEREKTNVPKAMVKRFDGTVPDYRTSLKEAVENEKAALKEDTSDWAKKAYEKMETLEQDYFSC, from the coding sequence ATGACTGCAGCAGATCTTGAAGTCGGCACCGTTGTGACCGGTGTTTATAAAACCGGGAAGTATATCGGTGAAGTAACCGATATTAAAAAAGATAGATACGTTGTCCAGGTGAAGGCGGTGTTAAAGCACCCCCGGCAGGGCGATCTTCACAATCCCGGTCAGACTGATGTGCCCCTGTTTCACGAACGCCGTGCGCTTGGTGAACGGGAAAAAACGAATGTACCGAAAGCGATGGTCAAACGTTTTGACGGCACAGTACCTGATTACCGCACATCACTGAAAGAAGCTGTAGAGAATGAAAAAGCCGCGCTCAAAGAAGACACGAGTGACTGGGCAAAAAAAGCATATGAGAAGATGGAGACGTTGGAACAGGATTACTTCTCCTGTTAG
- a CDS encoding peptidoglycan-binding protein, which produces MNENRLRTGSLTAFLTAFALFFLIGAQQSEASNVMGDNVLRSGMENQEVTQLQELLNERGYIEEITGVYDQRTAEAVRSFQQSASILVDGVAGPQTLGALQMLRQGDRGEAVYSLQGDLQDLGFYNGKLDGVFGPITHRSVKEFQKSENIFVDGLAGPQTYGKLHQAVSGGKTVVASASEQTSSSDPAENGPDQNSQSSESTSETSHADTESQSSSSEESTSSASDQDENAASESSATASESSSETVSRSASSDEPDGRTFTVEATAYTASCNGCSGITFTGLDLRSNPDKKVIAVDPSVIPLGSTVHVEGYGTYLAADTGGAINGNRIDIFMPERSDALAFGRRNLVITVLD; this is translated from the coding sequence ATGAACGAAAACAGACTGAGGACAGGGAGTCTGACTGCATTTCTGACCGCATTTGCACTATTTTTCCTGATCGGGGCCCAGCAGTCAGAAGCGTCAAATGTGATGGGGGATAACGTACTCAGAAGCGGAATGGAAAATCAGGAGGTAACGCAGCTTCAGGAGCTGCTTAATGAACGGGGGTACATAGAAGAAATCACTGGCGTTTATGATCAAAGGACAGCGGAAGCCGTGAGAAGCTTTCAGCAGAGCGCTTCGATTCTGGTTGACGGGGTTGCAGGACCGCAGACCCTTGGTGCCCTTCAGATGCTCCGTCAGGGGGACAGGGGAGAAGCTGTATACTCCCTCCAGGGAGATCTTCAGGACCTTGGATTCTATAATGGAAAGCTCGATGGCGTATTTGGACCGATTACACACCGATCGGTAAAAGAATTTCAGAAGTCTGAAAACATTTTTGTGGACGGGCTTGCAGGCCCTCAGACTTATGGAAAACTTCATCAGGCAGTGAGTGGAGGAAAGACGGTAGTCGCTTCTGCTTCTGAACAGACGAGCAGCTCAGACCCGGCTGAAAATGGACCGGATCAAAATTCACAATCTTCCGAAAGTACTTCCGAGACTTCGCATGCTGACACTGAATCCCAAAGCAGCAGTTCAGAGGAAAGTACATCATCGGCATCCGATCAGGATGAGAATGCTGCCAGTGAATCCTCCGCAACAGCGTCAGAAAGCAGCTCTGAAACCGTTTCACGAAGTGCCTCATCAGATGAGCCTGATGGCAGAACGTTTACAGTGGAAGCTACAGCCTACACAGCATCCTGCAACGGCTGTTCGGGAATTACCTTTACCGGTCTCGATCTCCGCAGTAATCCGGATAAGAAAGTGATTGCCGTAGACCCATCCGTCATCCCGCTCGGTTCAACAGTGCATGTAGAAGGATACGGCACATACCTTGCTGCTGATACCGGCGGTGCGATTAACGGTAACCGGATTGATATCTTTATGCCTGAAAGAAGCGATGCACTGGCCTTTGGAAGAAGAAATTTGGTCATTACAGTGCTGGACTGA
- a CDS encoding spore germination protein has product MPSSRKAQQQEPCDLGALIDNLHLSDDFLITSCKSGSGSVSLIYFKTLIDLTILKKHLLDGLINDAKSASLKEIQDTLPFVQSSIETDLKKIEKKLLKGYAGIIESRKSGEVLLVPMEEENLRSISVPEVEFSVIGPKQAFIEDLRTNIQLVRGRLPSRDLRITYVEVGSLTKTTTAVLYLDAIADKENVNTMLQRIRDIEFDHIEDSSYINQMIEDNTMSPFPQFIDTERPDRVSSALAEGKVAVFVDGSPTAITGPTTFIEFFSAFDDYFSSWHISSIFRMIRLMAVAFSIFATAIYVAVLTYHSALVPRDLLATLIQSRETVPFPPIVEALFLELAIELLREAGARLPTKVGQTIGIVGGIVIGTAAVEAGLTSNILVIIVALSALASFTTPIYRIGNTIRLLRFPFMLAAQLWGLIGVAAVFGFLLVHLLGLTSMGRPYLEPLYPPRLADFKDSVIRLPFNMQTTRPDLLRPGKKERFRKQKVKQKKDIDD; this is encoded by the coding sequence ATGCCCTCCTCCAGAAAAGCGCAGCAACAGGAACCTTGTGACCTTGGAGCCCTCATAGACAACTTGCACCTTTCTGATGATTTTTTAATTACCTCCTGTAAATCCGGCAGCGGATCGGTGAGTCTGATCTACTTTAAAACCCTTATCGATCTGACTATATTAAAAAAGCATCTTCTCGACGGATTAATTAACGATGCGAAATCCGCTTCCCTGAAAGAAATTCAGGACACCTTGCCATTTGTTCAGTCAAGTATTGAAACAGACTTAAAGAAAATCGAAAAGAAACTTCTTAAAGGATATGCCGGGATCATTGAAAGTAGGAAAAGCGGAGAAGTCCTCCTCGTCCCGATGGAAGAAGAAAACCTTCGAAGCATATCCGTACCTGAAGTAGAGTTCAGTGTGATCGGTCCGAAGCAGGCCTTCATTGAAGATCTGAGAACCAATATTCAGCTCGTAAGAGGACGGCTGCCGTCACGTGATTTAAGAATTACCTATGTGGAAGTAGGCAGCCTCACGAAAACAACGACAGCTGTGCTGTATCTGGACGCCATTGCTGATAAAGAAAACGTGAATACGATGCTGCAGCGGATCCGGGATATTGAATTCGACCACATTGAAGACAGTTCGTACATTAATCAGATGATTGAGGACAATACCATGTCCCCTTTTCCCCAGTTCATCGATACGGAGAGGCCGGACCGGGTGTCCTCTGCGCTTGCTGAGGGGAAGGTTGCGGTTTTCGTTGACGGTTCACCTACTGCGATAACAGGGCCGACTACATTCATTGAGTTTTTCTCAGCATTTGATGATTACTTTTCCAGCTGGCATATTTCATCTATATTCCGCATGATCAGGCTGATGGCTGTTGCCTTTTCCATTTTTGCTACGGCCATATATGTGGCTGTTTTAACCTACCATTCTGCTCTTGTACCGCGGGATCTGCTTGCCACCCTGATTCAGTCTAGGGAAACTGTCCCGTTTCCACCGATTGTAGAGGCTCTTTTTCTGGAGCTTGCGATTGAACTGTTAAGAGAAGCAGGCGCAAGACTGCCGACAAAAGTCGGACAGACGATCGGTATTGTTGGAGGAATCGTGATCGGGACAGCAGCGGTTGAAGCAGGACTCACAAGTAACATCCTAGTAATTATCGTAGCGCTCTCCGCCCTCGCATCATTTACGACACCTATATACAGAATCGGCAATACGATTAGGCTTCTGCGATTCCCATTTATGCTCGCAGCGCAGCTGTGGGGCCTCATTGGGGTTGCAGCCGTCTTCGGGTTCCTACTGGTTCACCTGCTTGGGCTTACTTCGATGGGCAGGCCCTACCTTGAGCCGCTTTACCCGCCGCGCCTGGCTGATTTTAAGGACAGTGTAATCCGACTGCCTTTCAATATGCAGACAACCAGACCGGATCTTCTGCGGCCGGGAAAAAAAGAACGGTTCAGGAAACAGAAAGTGAAACAGAAAAAAGATATCGATGACTGA
- a CDS encoding GerAB/ArcD/ProY family transporter: MSTPVPKRNQVSPFLVFFLVNAMQIGVGVLGFPTYVASELGADGWIAVILSGIIITVTIFLIFSILKKGGGDILQIHCRLFGKVIGNALTFLLIVYLLGIVLVILRTFIEVIQVWIFPDLETWAPSAVYLLLAYYAVVTGFRAVTGVCFFGVILSLFTYFSLIGPIEFFKFRNILPLVTHGPQEFLAGIKTMTLSYLGIGMIFFLYPFISRPHKAVSWAIGANVLTIFMYLFVAFAALFYFSPAQLEKTIWPLLTMWQIIQLPFVERFEFLAIPVWGLVVLPNICLGLWTTSRGLRLLFKVRQHQVLILLCLMIFCSSVVLETREQIEQLNTIVSEIGFYFAIVYVPLLWMMQFIRKGGQSHDQSV; this comes from the coding sequence ATGTCAACGCCAGTGCCAAAAAGAAATCAGGTCTCTCCCTTTCTCGTTTTCTTTCTCGTGAATGCCATGCAGATCGGCGTCGGCGTGCTTGGCTTTCCAACTTATGTTGCTTCCGAACTTGGAGCAGACGGCTGGATTGCAGTGATCCTGTCAGGCATCATCATTACCGTAACTATTTTCCTCATCTTTTCAATCCTTAAAAAAGGAGGCGGTGACATTCTGCAGATTCACTGCCGCCTTTTCGGAAAAGTGATTGGTAATGCCCTTACCTTTCTCCTGATTGTGTACCTGTTAGGTATTGTGCTTGTGATCCTCAGAACATTTATTGAAGTCATTCAGGTATGGATTTTCCCGGATCTGGAAACGTGGGCTCCGAGTGCCGTCTATCTGCTCCTGGCTTACTATGCTGTTGTGACCGGGTTCAGAGCGGTAACAGGTGTGTGTTTCTTCGGGGTGATTCTCTCACTGTTTACGTACTTCAGCCTGATTGGCCCTATTGAATTTTTTAAATTTCGCAACATTCTGCCGCTCGTCACGCACGGCCCGCAGGAGTTCCTGGCGGGAATCAAGACGATGACACTGAGTTACCTCGGCATCGGCATGATTTTTTTTCTGTATCCGTTTATCAGCCGACCTCATAAAGCCGTCTCCTGGGCGATTGGCGCAAACGTGCTGACGATTTTTATGTATTTGTTCGTAGCATTTGCGGCCCTTTTTTATTTCAGTCCAGCACAGCTGGAAAAAACAATCTGGCCTCTACTGACGATGTGGCAGATTATCCAACTGCCATTTGTTGAGCGTTTTGAGTTTCTTGCAATCCCTGTCTGGGGTCTTGTTGTTCTCCCCAACATCTGCCTTGGTTTATGGACGACGAGCAGAGGATTAAGGCTTTTATTTAAAGTCCGTCAGCACCAGGTACTCATTCTTCTCTGCCTTATGATATTCTGTTCGAGCGTGGTTCTTGAAACCCGGGAGCAGATTGAGCAGCTGAATACGATTGTCTCGGAAATTGGATTTTACTTCGCCATCGTCTATGTGCCTTTACTCTGGATGATGCAGTTCATTCGAAAAGGAGGGCAGTCCCATGATCAATCCGTTTAG
- a CDS encoding Ger(x)C family spore germination protein: MINPFRQLIILLLPFLCTACVPTEVVDDLQFIHAAGFDYIEDSDLVRATVSVPIYGFGQEQESASFESETITAEGRTAKQIRARMNSKSPKVLENSKIEAVIYNEKIAEQGLYEYVDTYDRDPKVGQRVYLAVYAGSTQELLEKKLPIESEISRYIADVIEQNVEHTDIPNTNMHIFTYRYFQEGMDPFLPYLRMDGDQIQIKGMAVFKDDVMKGYINIEDTFIMKMLVESLSEGTYEVDVDGENFATLQNLNAKTRYSVKNHTLSPPEITADIVVTGYINEYSGDTLNDNVLKEIDVKMKEQIKNDAENLITRFQEMGVDPTGLGFQVKTRTRNWNQAEWLEQYPDVKVNVNVTSKITHAGVVE; the protein is encoded by the coding sequence ATGATCAATCCGTTTAGACAGCTTATTATCCTGCTCCTCCCTTTCTTATGTACCGCGTGTGTACCGACAGAGGTCGTTGACGATCTGCAGTTCATTCATGCTGCAGGCTTTGATTACATTGAGGACAGTGATCTGGTAAGAGCAACTGTGAGTGTGCCGATCTATGGTTTTGGCCAGGAGCAGGAATCGGCATCTTTCGAAAGCGAAACGATTACAGCAGAAGGCCGTACGGCCAAACAAATTCGGGCGAGAATGAACAGTAAATCGCCAAAAGTACTTGAGAATAGCAAAATTGAAGCCGTCATTTATAACGAAAAGATCGCTGAACAAGGGCTTTATGAATACGTCGATACGTATGACCGGGATCCTAAAGTCGGTCAGCGGGTCTATCTGGCAGTCTACGCTGGATCTACTCAGGAACTACTCGAAAAAAAACTTCCGATCGAAAGTGAAATTTCCCGCTACATAGCTGATGTCATTGAGCAGAATGTCGAACATACCGACATTCCGAACACAAACATGCACATCTTTACCTACCGGTATTTTCAGGAAGGCATGGATCCATTCCTTCCCTATCTCCGGATGGACGGTGATCAAATACAGATTAAAGGAATGGCCGTGTTTAAGGATGACGTTATGAAAGGGTATATCAATATCGAAGACACCTTTATTATGAAGATGCTTGTGGAGTCTCTCAGTGAAGGCACTTATGAGGTTGATGTGGATGGTGAAAATTTTGCCACTCTGCAAAACCTGAATGCAAAAACCAGATATTCGGTGAAAAATCATACACTCTCTCCTCCTGAGATAACTGCTGATATAGTTGTTACAGGATATATAAATGAATATTCTGGAGATACGCTGAATGATAACGTGCTTAAGGAAATTGATGTAAAAATGAAAGAGCAGATCAAAAACGATGCGGAAAATCTGATTACCCGTTTTCAGGAAATGGGAGTAGATCCTACCGGACTCGGATTTCAGGTTAAAACGCGAACGAGAAACTGGAACCAAGCGGAATGGCTGGAACAATATCCGGATGTTAAAGTGAATGTTAACGTGACTTCAAAAATAACCCATGCAGGTGTAGTGGAATAA